The region tatcaacagagaatgaagaaagcttttgataagaaggtcaagcctcgcttcactacgccaaataagggaaaagagggcgcttttttttggcctataacagcgctttaaagcgccctctaatctggcgctggcataggtaaagacagcgctttttttcctggtgaaagcgctctctaaagtggctctttaagccctttaagggccactttagagggcgctttttaaagaaagcgccctctaaagtggaaacttttaagggtttagagggcacttttactgaaaagcgccctctaaagtggaaacttttaagggtttagagggcgcttttactggaaagcgccctctaaagtggaaatttaaagggtttagagagcgcttattttggaaagcgccctctaaagtggatggttatttaaatttattttttttaaaaagcgctatatttatttatttattttagacaacctgtatattgaagcactacacctaaaactgtataatttgaagccctttttcacacattgcattcaataagccttatatacaacaatccatacatatacaacaatccactgatatataattgtttaacttctaaagattctaaatatacaaccaattcataacttaaaaagaaataaaactaagtagcaaaagcatctctgagatgtatgttttttttaGTTCTTTATTGTTAACTATgaataaaactaagtagcaaaagcatctctgagaaTATGCATGTCAATAGCAGTACTCAAAAGATCTTTAAAAACCCTAAGGATATATGTTCAAAGACTCCAAAAAATTACTTTGAAGTATGAGTTCTCTACCAAATCCAAAAATGTAGTTGATAGCCAGTGCAGCAGCTAAAACGATGTCAAACGGGGTGGCTTCTGCGTAGTCTCTCCTTGATACATCAATCTGCGCTTCTTTGAAGCACCTTGATACTGGTAGATGATGCTGTAGAGGCACTGCCTAAGATTTATGATGTCAAACATCTCTATAAATGTTAAATCCGCTGTCCTGGATTTAGCACCAGCATAGTGCTGGTACTCCTCAAACACAGAAGACAGACACCAGTTCTGCATCTTTCTGAAGCAACCAACTACACAACCTGTTCTATGCTGTATTACAGAAGAAAAATCATCATTAGAACAAACAATTAGGAATTCAAAACAGAAATTCAGAATTGAGAAGATAAACTTGCAAGTGATCAATCTTATACCTTTCCTCGTTTGCAATGAATCAAAACAGGGTGATTTCTCACATCTGAAACCAGACAAAATTAAGGAATTAGATATCTAACAAACAAGAGAAACACCAACAAAGATATACAAAAAATCTGCATTTCAAAGTTGAATAAGcttgcttcaaataccaagtaAAATTTTCAAAGCCTCCATAATAGAATCACTGAGAATAGGTAAAGAAACTTCCTGCAGAAAAATACAAAGATTTATTAActctaaaataaataaaaaaaaaagataaaaccAAAAATGAATCACCAATCCACATAGgtcaaatttcatgattattAGCAGCTAACACCAACCCATATTTATGATAAACCCCAAACCCCCTTTTTCCCCTAATTATACAATTAAACCTAAAACCCTAATCTAATAATCTGCAAAAATAACACAATCAcagaaaaaattcaaaatttgaGTAATACACATACATTTCATGATTTCAATGAAATTTCATTAACAAAATTCAGAATGATTCAAACAATCACAGACTTTTTAACAACAATCAAAACCCAATTCAAAACATCATACAttgaaataacatgattaaacACATTTGAACACATATATGATGAATACGAATATAAAAAATTACCGTTTTCCCCTCAATTCCAAATTGAAATAGACGAATATTCTGTGATTTAAGAAACTCCAAATTCTCCTCCGGATAGGGTTCAGGACACAAGTATATGCATCAATTCGAAAAAAGTTTCACCCtaaccatatatatatatatatatatatatatatatatatatatatatatatatatatatatatatatataatatatatatatatatatatatatatatatatatatatatatatatatatatatatatatatatatatatatatataacatcAATAAATCAATAAATAAAGAGTCATTTTAATCATAGTTAACAATAAAGAACTAAAAaaaatggaacagttggtgaaatttaacccataatgcctagtctccattgctagcattgcaacacaataattattgttgagaatactcaataaatgtatgaaccaagaaaaatgaaaccaaaaatgaacaatagcgaacgccagaagagaaaccaagtaatatgaagattagaaaaatacctatggtgtcaaaatcgaacagctaacaacgaattaatagaaggaggaaacgtcgtagatctaacagaggtggaaggagaacgccttagaagtagcgaaaatcgtagcagtgagaaccctaacgtgaaaaagaacgaaaataaaagagagtgaaataacaaaacgcgcagtatgttataattttaatgtttactaaaggggaccttagagggcgtttgtggaaaaaaagcgccctctaaagggggcctaagagggcgcttatgaaagcgctctctaaggctttccaaaagcgctttataaactggaaatgcacatggacttatagagcgctttttaaaagcgccctctaagggtaaccttagagggcgctttctaaaaagcgccctgtattgttgtccctctatctcctccttattttttcgcttcaccttagagggcgctttattacaaaagcgccctctaaagtgcgctgtctattccagttgttcgctccttattttttcgcttcactttagagtgcgcttttgtaataaagcgccctcaaaggt is a window of Lathyrus oleraceus cultivar Zhongwan6 chromosome 6, CAAS_Psat_ZW6_1.0, whole genome shotgun sequence DNA encoding:
- the LOC127093186 gene encoding tyrosine-protein phosphatase DSP5, whose product is MEALKILLDVRNHPVLIHCKRGKHRTGCVVGCFRKMQNWCLSSVFEEYQHYAGAKSRTADLTFIEMFDIINLRQCLYSIIYQYQGASKKRRLMYQGETTQKPPRLTSF